CATATGCCcatgtatgcagaggccagaagtgaGCCTTGTGTGTCCTCCTACGGCACTCATCTGCAtgcttccttgagatgaagtctcaaATTCCGGAGCTTACCATGTTAACAAGCCCCAGAAACTATCTGATCTATCCttccctcaggactggggttacggACCTGTGGTCgcactcagctgtttatgtgtttAGTGAGTTGAACTCAGGAAGTCTCTAGCCCTCATGCTTAGCTGGGAAGCATACCTacttgctgagccacctccagcCCCTAGCTTGCTTTATAGACATGCCATACCTGGCTCAGCCATTGTTtggtgtttaaaaagaaaatagtgttttgtttattttttttttgttttttaaaaataatttatttatttgtaagaaaagagagagagagaaaaatatatatatatatgggtgtgcTAGCTCCTCTTGCTCccacagacagactccagatgcatgcaccactctgtgcatctgattttatgtgggtactgggaaattaagcccaggccatcaggctttacaagtaagtgcctttaaccactgagccatttctctaggcctCACTTAGTCAACTCCTcagcacttttaaaatttttaaaaactttatttgtgtatgtgtatatattggcATACTAGGGTCTTTACTGCTACATATGCCAGTgtgtgggtggcttgagaattaaatctaggccagcaggctttgcaagcaagcacctttaactgctgagccatattccagccccctgccatatatatatatatatataaattaaattatatatatatatatatatatatatatatatatatataaaatttttttggttcatttttatttatttgagagcaacagacagagagagaaagaggcagagagaaagaaagagagaatgggcattccagggcctccagccactgcaaacgaactccagatgtgtgtgcctccttgtacatctggctaacgtgggttctggggaatcgagcctcgaaccgtggtacttaggcttcacaagccagcacttaactgctaagccatctttccagcccttgtatatatattttttaagacaggtctCACTATggagctcaagctggccttgaactcatgatcttcattcctctttctcctgagtgctgggattacagcatgcccagctttctaggcccctgtaatttttttttttctctttttaggttttttgtttttgtttttgttttttgaggtaaggtctcactgtagcccaggctgacctgaaattcactatatagtctccggGTGTCCTCaaagtcatagcaatcctcctacctctgcatcccaagtgatgggattaaaggcatgcgccaccatgcccaactccctGTAATTTTAAAGCGTGTGTGTTTACCAACTAGAATGCAAGCTCTATAAGGACAGTGATGTTTTGTGCACCGCTGCATCCTTAGCAACTAGAACAACAGCCTGCGTATAACTGACACTTGACACTTCCTAAGTCTTTGGGTGGATGTTGAACAGAGGCCACATACTGCTTGCTTTCTGTTCTCATTTTATACACAAGGAAATGAGCCTCATAGAAGTTAAATAACTTGGCCAAGATtaagttttgcttttgtttttgttttctttttttctttgaggtagggtctttagcccaggctgacttggaattaagtggccttgaatgcatggcgatcctcctacctctgcctcccctgtgctgggattaaagacatttgccaccacacctggcctaagatcaagtttttttattttcatttttactttatccgaggtagggtctcactctagtcctggctaacctggaattcactatgtagtctcagggtggtgtctaactcacagtgatcctcttcctctgcctccaagtgctggaattaaaggcgtgtgcctccatgcctggctaagattaagtttaaaattttttattatttatttatttgaggggttgggaagaggcagatagagaatgggcatgccaggacctccagccactgcaagtgaactccagacatatgcgcctcTTTGTGTATGTGAcctaggtgggtcctggggaattgaactaggcttcttaggctttgcaggcctaaatattttaacagctaagccatttcctcagccctaagATTAAGTTTTTATACTTAACAGTAGACCCATAATTGGATCCCAAATGTCTAATTCATAAggctttctctttaatttttttttcctttatatgagagtgtgtgaaagagaattggcatgccagggccttagccactgctaacgaactccagatgcatgcaccaccatgtgtgcatgtgacacctgtgtgcatgtgtcaccttgtgcatctggcttatgtgtgttctggggagtgaaatctgggtccttagtatttctaggcaagtgccttaaccactaaaccatctctccagcccaaggctttctttttttgaaaattttttttttattttttaattttttatttttttacttatttagttatgtgagagagagaataagagggaaaatgagcatgccagggcctgtagctactacaggtgaactccagacacatgtgccaccacgtgcatctggcttacatggatactgaggaactgaacctggatccttaggctttgtaggcaagtttctttaatatatttctatttatttatttatttgagagtgagaaaaagggagaaagagagggagagagagaatgggtgtgccagggcctctagcctctgcaaacgaactccagatgtatgcgccccttgtgcatctggcatacgtgggtcctggagagtcgaacctggatcctttggctttgcagacaaatgccttaaccgctaagccatctctccagccctgtaggcaagtttcttaactgctaagacatctctctatcctcaggcctttttttttttttttaaatttttaatttatttatttgagagtgacagacacagagagaaagacagatagagggagtgagagagaatgggcgcgccagggcttccagcctctgcaaacgaactccagacgcgtgcgcccccttgtgcatctggctaacgtgggacctggggaaccgagcctcaaactgcggtccttaggcttcacaggcaagcgcttaaccactaagccatctctccagcccctcaggccTTTCTTTTAACATTTGCCTTCTACTGCTTTTCTGTACTGATATGGTCAGTGATCAGTCAATCCATCCTGAGGAATTGTGATAGCTGGGACTCACATGTGGACATCTTCCCCTCCTCAGGGTTCTGTGACTAGGCTCAGTCCTCCAGTGAGGACTCTTTCACCTGGATTTGGTCTGTCTTACTCCACTACAGCTTTCCTGTGTGTATGCAaatgatgtgtgtgcacatagagAGACAGGAGTCTTCCTGCCtatggaggccctggccttcATTCTCAGGTCCTTCCCCAGCCCTAGAGTGTTTGCTCCTGGGGAGCTATGGATGAGTCTCAGCATCTCATCTTCTCACACTCCTTGTTCAGGACTTCAGCCCCAGTCAGTCCTTTTAGGCTTAGCCATCAATCTTTTCCCAGAGGCCTTGGGGAGAGGATTGGGGCTCAGAGGAGGGATATGCTGTGGAGCAGAGCTGACCTTTAGATGGTCCTGGCTGTGGGGTTCTCCAGCCTTTGCTCAGACCCTCCCCTTCCTCAGGATCATCTTCTCCACGCCCCTGGCCATCTTGGCCTACTTCCTCATCTGGTTCGTGCCTGACTTCccagagggaatggaaagatccCAGCGGTTCCTTTGGTACCTGCTTTTCTACTGCCTCTTTGAATCCCTGGTCACGGTGAGTGTGGGCTGCTCCCCTGGGTATCTGTGAGGGCAGGGGCGAGGGCAGTCCCTGGGGCTTCTAtatctgtctgtccatctatctTAACTGGTCAACTGCCTCTCTTCCATGCCAGTGTTTCCATGTTCCCTATTCAGCGCTCACCATGTTCATCAGCActgagcagagtgagagagactctGCCACTGCCTACCGTAAGTCTCTCCCCATCTCACCTGACCCCACAGGGGACCCTGGGCCTCTCTGCTACCAAACCCTCCTGCCATACTTTGTCCCTGTGGGCCCAGCTCTTTGCTTTACTCTTGAGCATGAGTGTGAAGCcaccaggttttttgtttgtttgttttgtttagtttttttttttaacatttttatttttatttatttatttgagagagagagagagagagagacagaacaaggcagaggaagagagagagagaaaggatgtgcacaccagggcctccagccactgcagacaaactctagatgcatgtaccatcatgtgcatctggcttacgtgggtcctggggaatcgagccgaggtcctaaggctttgcaggcaagcaccctaaccaccaagccatctcttcagcccttgtttagtttttagggatgctgggaattgaacccagagcctcctgcAGGCTTAACCACTTTACTACATCCCCACTGCATgaaaccttctgaaaaagaaaaaaaactcaaccCCCTTAttgctcaagtgagaccctaacctgagGGTCCCATAGAGCAAGGCCATGAGTGTAGGCCAGGGTGTcatctgccctgccctgccctttgTACCCACCATACCTGGAGCTAGAAGCTAGAATCCCATCCAGCTGACTTCTTCCCTGGGCTCACAAGCCATGAGGCTCCTCCAAAAAAGACCTTCTTCTCACTGTCCAGGGATGACTGTGGAGGTGCTGGGCACAGTGCTAGGCACAGCAATTCAAGGGCAAATCGTGGGCCAAGCCAAATCGCCTTGTCTCCAGAATGGCTCTGCAGTGGCCTCGGAAAATGGCAATCACACACACAGCACTGCCTCACTCAAAGAAACGGTGAGGCTCCTGGCAAGGCACGGATTTGGAGGGAAGAACATTGGAGTGCTTTGCAGTCATCCTAAAAGTAGTAAAAATAACTAGTGTTTATCCGTTGTCGTGTATCTGATAGACATCACTTGCTAGTGTATCCGTTACGCCCTCTTCATGGATAAGAAAACTAAAGTCCGGAGAGGCCAAAATCATTTCCCCGGGGTCCTAAAGCTAGTGCATTGCAGAGAATGAGGGGAACACTTGAACTGTGGGCAAGTACATCCCACAGCCTTGCTCGTTACCGGGCTGTACTCCCAAACCTGGCCTGGTCTTGGGAAGCAACAGCAGGCCCAGGATGACCCTCCTGGTTcacagctggagagagagaggccccTACGGGAGAAGGTCCTGGCTGGAGATCGCGGAGTGGGGATGTTGGGATGAGATCGGACTGACTGTGTCTCCGTGTGTCACAGCAAAATGCATATCTGCTGGCAGCAGGGGTCATTGCCTCCATCTATGTCATCTGTGCTGTCATCCTGACCCTAGGCGTGCGGGAACAGAGAGGTGAGGAGGGTTCTGGGAAGAGTACGGACAGCTCCCGCCCGGGATGGCGCTCTGTCTTTGGGCCTGGTCCTTGGGCTCTGAGAGGGGCTGCTACTCCCTCCTCACGACGCTCTCTCCTCCTCAGAACCCTATGAAGCCCAGCAGGCTGAATCGATGCCCTTCTTCCAGGGCCTCCGACTGGTCATGAGCCACGGTCCATACGTCAAGCTCATCACCGGCTTCCTTTTCACCTCTCTGGCTTTCATGGTGAGTGGGGGCCTGATGCACTCACCAAGGGGGTACAAAATGGCAGTGGGGTTTGAGAGGAGTCAGGCTGTGGTGAAGCTGAGGAATGGATGGAAAAGAGGCCAGGCGAGTACAGGTCTCTGGAGTATGGGGAATCTGCTCTGGTAGCTTCCTTCTAGGGTCACTCCTTCCTCTCATGTCCTTGTCTTTTTTCCCCACCCCGTCCCTCAGCTGGTGGAGGGCAACTTTGCCTTGTTTTGCACCTACACCTTGGGCTTCCGCAATGAGTTCCAGAATCTACTCCTGGCCATCATGGTAAGCGTGGTGCTAGACATGGGCTGATGGAGCAGAGGCTGCCCCAGGCTAGTCCATAGTCATGAAGGGGCGAGGGAGGCTCCTCAAATATTTCGCTGGGCTAGACAAATGCTTAGTGAGGACGATGAAAGAAGGGTCTCGGATCTAATGTCTAGAGAGCTCAGCCATGGCACAGACAGGCATGCCGAGAACTTTgtggagggctgggagatggctacATCCATGAAGTGCTTGGCACACAAGTATGAGGTTGGACCCAAGAGGTTGgaaccccagcatccacataaaagctggttgtggtggcacgtgcctctgGCACCCCCAatgctggggaagtagagacaggaggttccctagggcttactggctagctagcctgacaaattcagtgagctccaggttcagtgagagaccttggctCAAAGTGGAAGGCCTGTACAGCgcggcacacctttaatctcgcacttgggagtcagaggaaggaagattgccgtgacttcaaggccaccctgagaatatatagtgaattccaggttagcctgggctaaagtgagaccctacctcaaaaaaaaaaaaaaaaaaaaaaggaagtttgtGGATCTGGCgatatggcttagcacttaaggtgctttctggcaaagccaaaggaccctggttcgattcctgagtacccacgtaaagccagatgcgctagGTTGTGTGtccggagtccatttgcagtaactagaggccttggcatgcccattctttctctttcataaataaataaacaagtaaggtttttttttttttttttgaggtagggtcttgctctagtccaatctgacctggaattcactatgtagtctcagggtggccttgagctcacaccaatcttcctacctctgcctcccaagtgctaggattaaaggtgtctaccaccataccctgcttaatgaaatatttaaaaaaaactttgtgtTCAAGGTGCAAAAACCTCCAGGACTGCTTATTTGTGGCTCCCTTGGGAGCTGTTAGCTTCCTTACTGAGCAGATGATGTAGGTGGCTGCTCTCAGCAGAGCTGAGAGAAACTTTGAGGACCTGGGAAGGACAGGAGGGACTCTGTGGCTCTAATCCCACCCCCTTGTCTCTCCACAGCTCTCGGCCACATTCACCATTCCCTTCTGGCAGTGGTTCCTGACCCAGTTTGGCAAGAAGAGAGCTGTATATGTTGGAATTTCGGTGAGTGGGGCTCAAGGGGTGGGAGCTGGGTTGGGTCGGGGGCTTACTGATGAGATCCTGCCAGCTGACCCGTCTTCCTGTGTCCCTCCTAGTCAGCAGTGCCTTTCCTTATCTTGATGGCGCTCATAGAGAGTAACCTAATCGTCACATATGTGGTGGCCATAGCAGCCGGCATCAGCGTAGCAGCAGCCTTCTTACTTCCCTGGTAGGTGTATATACAGGCGCCTTGGGTGGATCCCCAGCCTTGCCCTCCGTCTGTGGAGAGTTTTCTAGGGGCTTTTCCCGCACAGCTTCCTATGGGTCCCGGATGGGGAGGGTCTGACCCATACCATTATAGAAGtttggtttttttaatatattttatttttatttatttgaaagagagagagaagcatgtatacacacatacagaatacatacatacagatagatagaaagataaatagatagatagatagaaagaaagaaagacagacagacagacagaaagaaagaaagaaagaaagaaagaaagaaagaaagaaaatgggtgtatcaAGGGCCAGAATGCTAGCCTGctactagctgctgcaaataaactccagacgcatgcacccccttgtgcatctggctttacgtgggtcctggggaattgaccttgggtccttagactttgcaggcaggcgccttaactactaagccatctctccagcccagaagttttgAACTGTGCAGTACCTAGTTACAGTGAGAAATATGGGCTAAACTTGAACTTGCACTCCCATTTCCCAGGTGGAGCATCTGGAGTGGAACTCATCTTGATGGGTggtgcttattatttttttttttgggcctCTCCCCCTCCGCCTCCCCacaccccaggtagggtctcactttggcccaggctgacctggaactcatacagtagtctcaggctggcctcgagctcacagtgatcctcctacctctgcctccccagtgctggggttaaaggcgtgtgccaccacaccctttgtatgcttgtttgtttgttttgagagagagaaggagagggagaattggcctgccagggcctcagccactgaagtcaaactccagatgctttcaccacctagtgggcatgtgtgaccttgtgcttgcctcacctttgtgtgtctggcttatatgggatctggagagtcaaacatgggtccttaggctttgtaggcaaatgccttaaccactaagctatctctctagcccccctattctctttttgtttgttttgaaaggcAAACAAGATTTATTTTGGGAAAGAAAGTGAAGCAGAAAGCTCCCCAGTTGGGAAGGGTTCTATGCAGGTCATCTCTCCTGTTCTTACTCCCTTCCATGGAGGGCTATTCCCTCACTGAGCTGTGTATTACAACACTGCAAACTTCCAGAGGGCCAGTGTTGCTCACTGACAAAGCTGCCACATGGGCTGGCGGGGTCCTTGTGGCTACATAGGGGACACTCATGGCTGCTACCACTCACTCTGCACAGGTCCATGCTGCCAGATGTCATTGATGACTTCCACCTGAAGCAGCCCCAATCCTCTGGCACTGAAcccatctttttttccttctatgtCTTCTTCACCAAGTTTGCCTCTGGAGTCTCGCTGGGTATCTCCACTCTCAGCCTCGAGTGAGTGGGGTGGGGAGCTGGAGTGAGGTTGGGTAGGGCCGGGGCTGCAGGGAACCCCGTCCTCACCACTCCTCTGCCCACTGGGCTTCCACAGCTTTGTGGGGTACAAGACGCAGGGCTGCTCCCAGCTGGTGCAAGTGCAGTTTACCTTGAAGATGCTGGTGACTATGGTCCCCATCGCCCTCATCCTGCTGGGCTTGCTGCTCTTCAAACTGTATCCCATCGATGAGGAGAAGCGACAACACAATAAAAAGGCTCTGCAAGCTCTGCGGTGAGAGCGGAGGGGGGGATAACTCACCCAGTCTCAGCACCCAACTTGCGCCTCGACTGACCAAGTTCAGACAGCTCCAACACTTAGCTACATGTctgtcaggcactgtgctgaCCGGTCAGCCTGACCTCCTGCACATGTGTTCACTCCACAAACACCACACACTTATTAGGTGTCGGCCAGGTACCAGCATCGTTgtagaaaaaaaacagaacttcTTACCccgctgggtgtgatggtgcacgcctttaatcccagcactcaggaggcagaggtaggaggatcaccatgagttcgaggccagcctgaggctacatagtgaattccaggttagcctagactacagtgagaccctactcaataaataaattaattaaattaaaaagctccTTACCCCAAGGACCTTAAGCTTACAAATGTGCCTTCATGATCGCCATAGTCTTCCTATAACCCTGTGCATCTGAAATTTTTctgtcttaatttatttatttgagagagaaacagtgagaaagaggcagacagagagagagagagtgggtatggggcatgccagggcctcctgccattgcaaatgaattccagatgcatgcacaactttgtgcatcttgctttacgtgggatactggggaactgaacccaggccatcaggctttgcaggcaagtgcctttagtgctgagccacctctccagcccctccccccactttattttcattgagataggtctcacttaacctaggctagccttgaacccacttactatgtagctgaggctggccttgaactcatgactccTGGTACAAGAGGAGTCtgaagatgaagaaactgagatttAGCCAAGAAGAGGGGGAGTCAGTAGATAAGAGGGTGGAGCTTTGAGCCCTGCCCTGCGTCCTTCTGGTTGCAATCTGTACTCTGTTACCCTTGGGTGTAGAGGCCCCTCAGGTGTAGCTAGAACCAGGAGGGTAGGCTAGGAAGAGTCATACCAACCTGTCAGCCAGCTCGAAACAGTGAAGTGAGGGTTTTCGGTGACCTGTGCGCAGCAGGCACCACAAACACCGGTTTTCTGGGCTGACATGGGAGTGAGCAAACTACCCTGTGGTGTAGATGAGTCTCCCAGCTGGCTGGGACTCTAGGGCCAGGATTTCTGAGGCCGTAGGCTGGTGGCCATGGAGGCGGGGTAAGGAGGCTTCATCCAGCCTGTCTTCTCTGACTCTTGCAGAGACGAAGCCAGCAGCTCAGGCTGCTCCGACACGGACTCCACAGAATTGGCTAGCATCCTCTAGGGCCTGCTGTATCACCCAGAAGCCACCACGCAGATGGCCTGAGGGACCAGGTCACATGAGGCACCAGGACTCGTTTGCCCATGCACTGAACAGCTGTCCTCCAGGTGCCCCAGACAGGGACCAAGGACTGGAGGGTGAGCAGCCCAGGACAGCTCATGGTGGGGCTGCTGCGCCACagcctccttcctgcctgcccacGGGGGCCAAGCCCTGGGGCCGCTACTGTGAATATGCCAAGGACGGATGGGGCCTAGCCCGGAACACTAATGTAGAAACGTTTTTTATACAGAAACTAATTAATAACTTAATGACTATGTATAtagtgatgtgtgtatgtatatgtctgtGAGCTATTAATGTTATTAATTTTCATAAAAGCTGGAAAATAGAGCTGCCTCGTTACGTGTCTATTCGCAACTGTTTGTGGAGCCCTCCTCTGTGGCAAGACTCACGCAGTAAACAGGCTGTCTTAAGTCACAGGCATTACTGGGTGGAGACAGTGTGTCTGGGGGTATGGTTATAGCCTTGGCTAACATTTACTAAGTACCTATTCTGTACCAAGCATTGTGTGCAGGTTTTGCATGTACTCGATGCTGTTTTCCTTTAACCTGTGAAGCCATTACATCAGGCGGGACTGGCTGTTTCAAAGATACGATCAGGCTGTGGTGTAGAAAAGGATGTGGCTGAAGTTACACAACCAGGAGagactgagccaggcgtggtggcgcacgtctgtaatcccagcacttgggaggcccaggtaagaggatcgctgtgagtttgaggccaacctaagactacatggtgaattccaggccagcctgggctagagtgagaccctacctcaacctccaccccccaaaaaaagggctggagagatggcttagtggttaagcgcttgcctgtgaagcctaaggaccctggttcaaggctcaattccccaggacccacattagccagatgcacaaggggttgcacatatctggagtttgtttgcagtggctgggaggctctggcacacccattctctctctctttctgcctctttctctgtcactttcaaataaataaataaaaataaacaaaaaatattttaaaaacagacaaaaagtcaggtgtggtactcacaactttaatcccagcccttgggaggcagaggtaggaggatcaccatgagtttgaggccaacctgagactatatagcaaattccaggtcagcagggactacagtgaaaccctgccttgaaaaacttaaaaaaaaaaaaaaaaggtatacatgcctttaatctcagcactcaggaggcagtggtggaaggactgctatgagttcaaggccaccctgagactacagagtaaattccaggtcatcctgggctagagagcaagactctacctcaaatcccccccccccataaaaaagaaagaaagaaaatgggattgTATGTGTAGCTCAATAGCAGAGTGATTACCTTACCATGTATGAGGTCCTGAGTGAAATCCCCACCACtccaaaacaaaagcacaaaaactaaaaattttaaacctttttctttttctttcttttttttttttaagttttgatctctagctcaagctgacctggaattcactatgtagtctcagggtggcctcgaactctcagcaatcctcctacctctgcctcccaggtgtgctgggattaaaaacatgtgccaccacgcccagccagcttgcctttttcctttaatttttgtttgcttattttgtttacttgagaccaacagacggagagagaaagaggcagatatatatatagacagagaatgggcacaccagggcctccaaccactgcaaatgaactccagacacgtgcgccccttgtgcatctggcttatgggggtcctggggaatcgagcctcgaaccagggtccttaggctttttacaggcaagcgcttagccactaagccatctctccagtcctttttctgTCCCTACAGTTATTTCTCAGTTCTTGTCTCTCCCACTTGGATTATTACACCAGCAACCTGACTGGTCCCTAGTTTCCACTGGACCTTTTCGTATTCTCTCTGCAAACTGTTCAAGATAACTGATTATTacttcccccaccccatccccaacATGAGCAAACCCTCTGGGAGTCTGCATGGCTTCCAGGAAGGAGACAGCCCTGTTGACTTCCCCAACAGAGGTCTAGATACCCGCCTGCTTGTAGGCTAGTTCTTGCCCTGCAGGCGCTCAGCCAACATGACTTAGCTTCCAGAAAGCCTCTGAGGTGTTGGTGGCCCCTCTGCTCCTTAGGCCAGCTCCAGAGTCCTGTCCCTCTTGTCATGGTCTCCCACACAGGGCCCAAGGTTGGGCATGGAGGTGTGGGGAGAGCATGTGGACTGAAGGGGGTTCTCTGGAGAAGGCTTCCACGTGGAGCCAGCCTGTATTCGGTACTGACCATTTAGCATGCTCCTGCCTGGGTCTCATTTTCTCCAAAAACTCTATGGGGATTTAGGTTGAAAATCCCTTGCCTGTCTTTAGTTTCATGCTCACAGAAAATTGCTTTTCTCTTCAAAAGTCTAATGCTGAACTCGTAGGGGATGACTTGACACAAGGAAAAACGTAAAGTGATAGAAAATCCCAGTAATTCTGGTGGGTCATGAGTGCTCCTGACCCCTTCTGGATAGTTCATACTTCCTCACCCTTTGGGTCATTTGACTCCGTTTACAC
The genomic region above belongs to Jaculus jaculus isolate mJacJac1 chromosome 5, mJacJac1.mat.Y.cur, whole genome shotgun sequence and contains:
- the Mfsd2a gene encoding sodium-dependent lysophosphatidylcholine symporter 1 isoform X1, translated to MAKGEGAESGSAAGLLPTGILQAGERPAQGKKEPKKKKQQLSICNKLCYAVGGAPYQVTGCALGFFLQIYLLEVAQVDPFFASIILFVGRAWDAFTDPLVGFCISKSSWTRLGRLMPWIIFSTPLAILAYFLIWFVPDFPEGMERSQRFLWYLLFYCLFESLVTCFHVPYSALTMFISTEQSERDSATAYRMTVEVLGTVLGTAIQGQIVGQAKSPCLQNGSAVASENGNHTHSTASLKETQNAYLLAAGVIASIYVICAVILTLGVREQREPYEAQQAESMPFFQGLRLVMSHGPYVKLITGFLFTSLAFMLVEGNFALFCTYTLGFRNEFQNLLLAIMLSATFTIPFWQWFLTQFGKKRAVYVGISSAVPFLILMALIESNLIVTYVVAIAAGISVAAAFLLPWSMLPDVIDDFHLKQPQSSGTEPIFFSFYVFFTKFASGVSLGISTLSLDFVGYKTQGCSQLVQVQFTLKMLVTMVPIALILLGLLLFKLYPIDEEKRQHNKKALQALRDEASSSGCSDTDSTELASIL
- the Mfsd2a gene encoding sodium-dependent lysophosphatidylcholine symporter 1 isoform X3; its protein translation is MAKGEGAESGSAAGLLPTGILQAGERPAQGKKEPKKKKQQLSICNKLCYAVGGAPYQVTGCALGFFLQIYLLEVAQVDPFFASIILFVGRAWDAFTDPLVGFCISKSSWTRLGRLMPWIIFSTPLAILAYFLIWFVPDFPEGMERSQRFLWYLLFYCLFESLVTCFHVPYSALTMFISTEQSERDSATAYRMTVEVLGTVLGTAIQGQIVGQAKSPCLQNGSAVASENGNHTHSTASLKETQNAYLLAAGVIASIYVICAVILTLGVREQREPYEAQQAESMPFFQGLRLVMSHGPYVKLITGFLFTSLAFMLVEGNFALFCTYTLGFRNEFQNLLLAIMLSATFTIPFWQWFLTQFGKKRAVYVGISSAVPFLILMALIESNLIVTYVVAIAAGISVAAAFLLPWSMLPDVIDDFHLKQPQSSGTEPIFFSFYVFFTKFASGVSLGISTLSLEDEASSSGCSDTDSTELASIL
- the Mfsd2a gene encoding sodium-dependent lysophosphatidylcholine symporter 1 isoform X2, which codes for MAKGEGAESGSAAGLLPTGILQAGERPAQGKEPKKKKQQLSICNKLCYAVGGAPYQVTGCALGFFLQIYLLEVAQVDPFFASIILFVGRAWDAFTDPLVGFCISKSSWTRLGRLMPWIIFSTPLAILAYFLIWFVPDFPEGMERSQRFLWYLLFYCLFESLVTCFHVPYSALTMFISTEQSERDSATAYRMTVEVLGTVLGTAIQGQIVGQAKSPCLQNGSAVASENGNHTHSTASLKETQNAYLLAAGVIASIYVICAVILTLGVREQREPYEAQQAESMPFFQGLRLVMSHGPYVKLITGFLFTSLAFMLVEGNFALFCTYTLGFRNEFQNLLLAIMLSATFTIPFWQWFLTQFGKKRAVYVGISSAVPFLILMALIESNLIVTYVVAIAAGISVAAAFLLPWSMLPDVIDDFHLKQPQSSGTEPIFFSFYVFFTKFASGVSLGISTLSLDFVGYKTQGCSQLVQVQFTLKMLVTMVPIALILLGLLLFKLYPIDEEKRQHNKKALQALRDEASSSGCSDTDSTELASIL